The Candidatus Palauibacter soopunensis region GCCCGCTTCCGGCGCCCGCTCGCCGTCGATGAGGTAGGTTGCCGCGGCCCCGGGGTCCGCCTGCAGCTTCCGCAACTGCCCCTGCCACTGACCCGCGATGATCGGCGTGACGGGAAAGCCCTCCTCGGCCAGCGCGATGGCCGGCGCCACGAGTTCGGCGATCGGCCGGCTCCCGTACTTCTCGTTCAGTGCGCCCCAGCCCGCGATCGCCCCGGGCACGGTCACCGCCCCCGGCCCCGAGCCCGGCACGCGGTCGTAGCCGTCCGCCCGGATCCGTTCCGGCGTCATGTGGGTCCCGGCGCGGCCGGTCGCGTCCAGGCCGACGAGACGACCCTCCTCCGCGGACCAGAAGAGCGCGAACAGATCGCCGCCCAGCCCCGTCATGTGCGGTTCGACGAGCGAGAGTACGGACGAGGCCGCGATCGCCGCGTCGAAGGCGTTGCCGCCGTCGCGCAGCACACCGAGCGCGACGCTCGACGCCATGGGCTGGCTCGTCGCGACCATCCCGTTCGGAGCGTAGACGGTGGATCGCCCCGCCATGGAACCCGGAGCATTCATCGCGGCCTCCTGACTTGACGAGTTCCTGAGACTCTCCGCGTCCGCGGTGCCGCAGGCGGCGGCGGTCACGGGGAGAACGGCGAGGACGAGAGTCGTGGCAACGTCGCGCATGCACATCATTCGGCTGATCCCCCTGACTGATCCCTCTGAGGGTTAGCGGTGGGCCCGAACCGGGCGCCGCACGCACACTACGGCCTCCATGCGGCCATGGCATCCCAGCGCGGGTGGCGCGTGATGTTCACCGGCTCCGATCCGTCCGCGCCCATCGCGTAAATCTCGGAGTTCCCGTCCCGCTTGGTCGAGAACAGCACGTACGCGCCGTCCGGCGACCAGCGCGGCAGTTCGTCCACTCCGGCGCGTCCCGAGAGGTTGGTCTGGCCGCTGCCATCCGCCCGCATCACGTAGATCTCCGCGTCCCCGATATCGCGGTAGGACGTGAAGACGATCCGCGATCCATCCGGCGACCAGGACGGGGAACGCGCGCCGCCCTCGGCGGGGAGCCGCGCGAGCCCCGTCCCATCGGCCCGCATCGTCCACAGCGAGAACCGCCGGCCCCCGTCGCGGTCCGAGGCAAAGACGATCCGCGCGCCATCGGGCGACCAGTCCGGGTCCACGTCGAAGGACGACGGGCTCCGCGTGAGGTTGACCGGATTCGATCCGTCCACGTCGATCACCCAGATGTCCGGATCCCCCGTGCGCTCGGAGACGAAGACCACGCGCGTCCCATCCGGGGACAGGCGCCCGGAACGGTCGTTCGCCGAGTCCCGCGTCACCGGCCTCGCATTCGAGCCGTCCGCGTCCATGAGGAAGATGTCGGGGTTCCCGTCGCGCCAGCTCGTGAACACGATCCGCGACCCGTCCGGCGTCCAGCTGGGCTCGAGGCTCGTTTCCCCCTCCTCCGTCAGCGGCCGCTGTCCCGTCCCATCCGCGTTCGCCACCCAGACGCGCATGAACCTCTCGCGGATCGCGGTGAAGACGATCTCGCCCGCCGCGGGCGGCTCGGGACCCGTGGCGTCCCCGCACCCGAGCGCCGCCAGCGCTGCCAGCGTCATGCAAAGGAGTCGGGGCGCCTTCCAGGCGTACATGACGTTCGTCCGTCCTCCAGGGCTCGCGAGTTTCGGTGCGGCCCGATCCTCGTTGCATCCCGCCGGGGCGCGGACGAGCTTGCGCCACAGCGTTTCGGACCGACCCGGGAGTCAAAAGATGAGACAAATCGTACGCTCGCACCAAGCCCTCCTTCCCGTCCTGTCCCTTTTCCTCGCCCCGTTTCTCGCTTTCGGTTGCGGAGAACCGGCAGACGACCCGGGAACCGCGGCCGGTGAGGAGGCTTCCATGGACGAGGCCGAACTCGAACGGCGTGCCCGCGAGATCCACGAGAGCGTGCTCACGATCGACACGCACGACGACATCCCCTACAACTTCGCCACCCCGGAGGTGGATCCGCTCAACGCGGACCGCCAGGTAAATCTCGAGAAGATGCGGGCGGGCGGGCTCGACGTCGGTTTCTTCATCGTCTACGTGGGACAGACCGAGCGCACGCCGGAGAACTACGAGGCGGCGAAGCAGGGCGCGATCACGAAGTTCGAGGCGATCCACCGCATGGCCAACGAGATGTACCCGGAGCAGATCGGGCTCGCCCACACCGCCGACGACGCGGAGCGGATCCACGCCGAGGGCCGGCTCGTCGCCGCGATCGGGATCGAGAACGGGTACGTGATCGGGACGGATCTCTCCCTCCTCGAACGATACCACGAACTCGGCGCCCGCTACATCACCCTGGCGCACAACGGCAACAACGACATCGCCGACTCGGCGCAACCCAACTTCGCGTTCGGCGACACCCCGGAGGAAAACGGGGGCATCAGCGCCTTCGGCGAGGAGGTGATCGCCGAGATGAACCGGCTCGGAATCATGGTCGACGTTTCCCACATTTCGAAGGCGGCCAGCCTCGAGGCGATGGAGCTCTCCGAGGCTCCGGTCATCGCGTCGCACTCCGGCGCCCACGCGGTGAACGCCCATCCCCGCAACATGGACGACGAGCAGTTGTATGCCCTGCGCGAGAACGGCGGTGTGATCCAGGCCGTCGCCCTCGGGGCCTTCGTGAAATCGCCTCCGGAGGAGCAGCAGGCGGAGGTCACCGCGCTCCGGGAGTCGATCGGCTTCACGAGCTTCTCCCAGATGACGGACGAACAGCGCGTCGCCTTCCGCGAAGGGATGGCCGAGATCCGTTCGCGGTATCCGGCCGTGGACGTGGCGGACTTCGTCGACCACATCGACCACGCGGTCAACCTGATCGGCATCGATTACGTCGGGATCAGTTCGGACTTCGACGGCGGCGGCGGGATCGAGGGGTGGAGCGATGCCTCGGAGACGCTCAACGTCACGATCGAACTCGTGCGCCGAGGCTATTCCGAGGACGAGATCCGGCAGCTCTGGGGCGGGAACACGCTGCGCATCTGGCGCGCCGCCGAGGAAGTCGCCGCGGATCTGCAGCAGAGCGGGGGCTGATGCGCGTCAGGACGCTCACCGCGGTCGTCCCGCTGGCGCTGGCGGCGGCCGCGTGCGGCGAATCGCCGCGGGAGCCGGCCGACGCCGACGGGCCCTTCCGGGTCGGCGCGACGATCGATGTGGGAGCGGCTCCGCACGGCATCCGGTTCAGCCCGGACGGCGACACTGCCTGGGTGGCCCTGAGCGGCGAAGGCCGCATCGCGGTCGTGGACCTCTCGGAGTCCGCAGTTGTGGCGCGCTGGGAGGCCGGGGACGCGCCGCTCGACCTCGTCCGCGTCGACGGCGGCTGGCTGGTGAGCCAGTTCCGGGATTCGACGCTCATCCGGCTCGACGACGAGGGCCGGATCGTCCCCGGCGCCGTGTGGGACGTCGGGGCGGGTCCGTCGCTGTTCACGCCCGGGACCGTGCGCGGCGAGACCTGGATCACGACCGAGTTCTCCGACCGGTTGTGGACGGTGGACACCCGCGAGGGCACGCCGCGGGGGTTCCACGCCACCGGCGATCGCCCCTATCCGGCGGACGTGATGTGGGACGGCTCCTACGCCTTCGTCCCCAACCTGGATGCGGGGTCGGTCTCCGTCATCGACCTCCTGAACGGTGAACCGGACGCCACGGTCGAAGCGTGTCCCGGCCCGCCGGGGGGCGCGCTCACGCCCGACCAGGTCACATACGTCGTCGCCTGCGGCGGGTCCGACGAGGTGGCCTTCATCAACACCGCGTCCTTTGCGATCACGGGCCGCGTCTCGGAGGGCATCGGCCCCCGGCCGTTCTCGGTCGTCGTGTCTGGAGATGGTCGCCACGCGCTGGTCAACAACGCGGGCGGGACCACGGTCTCCGTCGTCGACCTCGAATCCCGCGCGGGCGTGCAGCGGTTGGAGGTCGGCGAACAACCCATCGTCCTCCGCGCGCACCCGGACGGCGAACGCGTGTTCGTGGCGAACGAGATCTCGGGCACGCTCGTCGAACTGGCGCCGGCCGTGGCGGAATCGTCCGCTCCCTCCGACGGGGAGGCGACGCTGAACGAGGTCGTCGTGCTCGGGATGATCCACTCGGGCCACGAGACCAGCGAGATGTTCAGTCTGGAGATCGTGAGAGACCTGGTGCGGGAGATCGATCCGGACTACTGGCTGACGGAGATCCCGCCCAACCGCTGGGACCGGGCATGGGCCGAGTTCGAAGCCACCGGGACGGTCGAAGAGCCCCGGGTCCTCCGCTTCCCCGAGTACATGGAGGGGCTCTTCCCCCTCTCCCGCGAGCTGGACTTCGAGGTCATTCCCACGGCGGGGTGGACGGAGCCGATGTCGGACTTCCGGGCCGCGTATCTCGACGCCTATTCGCGGGATCCGGACCGGGCCGAGGGCTGGGCGGAGTACCGGGCGGCAGCGGAGGCTTCAGCCGAGGCGCTCGCCGCGGGCGCGGGGGACGACCCGCGCTGGATCCACACCGATGCCTACGACGAGGCCTACGACATCCGCATGCGGACGTACGCCCGCCTGTTCGACGCGGATCTGGGCCCCGGAGGGTGGGACGCGATCAACGCCTCGCACTGGGCGTACATCGAGGATGGGCTGGACCGGCATCGAGGCGAGGGCGTCCGGTTCCTCCTCACCTACGGAGCGGGACACAAGGGGCCGTTCCTGCGCGAACTCCGGAAGCGCGACGACATCGTGCTCCTGGACGTGGGGCCGTTCCTCGACCGGGTGGCTGCGGCCCGCTAGTCGCCGAGCAGATCCAGGATCGCGGACTTCGAGATCAGCTCGGAGAAGACGTGCGGCTGCCCACCCGGCCGATAGAGCACATAGAAGGGGATGCCGTAGCGGCCGAAGTCGGCCAGGTAGCGGCCGATCGACTCGTCGCGCCGCGTCCAGTCCGCCCGCATGGCGATGACGCCGTACCGCTCGAACGCGCCGGCCACCTCCTCGGTCTCCAGGAAGAGCGTCTCGTTGACCTTACAGGTGAAGCACCAGTCGGCCGTCACGTCGACGAACACGTAGGTGCCCTCCGCCGCGAGTTCCTCGGCCCGCTCGCGGTCGAAGGGTTGCCACGCGATGAGGCGATCCTCCGGCGCGACGCCGATCCTGGAGGGCCCCGCTTCGGACCGCCCCGCGGCCACCGTGGAGACGGCCATGACCGTCAGCGCCGCCGCGGCGACCCCGGCAAGCCGGCGCCCGGGCCGACCGCGCTGCGACCGGCTGGCGAGCCAGATCGCGAGGGCCACGGCCAGCAGCCCGATCTCGAAGAAGGCGACGCGCGGCGCCGACACCAGCCCCGACATGACGAAGAGAAGCCACACGAGTGTCGCCGCGAGCAGGAACCCCATCACCACGCGGAAGGTCGCCATCCACGGCCCCGGCCGCGGCAGCACGCGCCCCGCCGCCGGGAACGCCGCGAGGAGCAGGTACGGAGAGGCCATCCCGGTGCCGATCGCGCCGAACATCGCCGCCGTCGTGATCGAATCCTGCGTGAGCGCGAAGCCGAGCGCGGTCCCCAGGAAGGGGGCGGAGCAGGGCGTCGCCATCAGCGTGGCGAAGAAACCGGTCACCAGGTGCCCCGCGAGCCCTTCGGACGGACCCGACGAGCCCACCTTCGCCAGCGTCCCCGGGAGGTGGATCTCGAACAGGCCCCACATGTTGAGCGTGAAGAGCAGGATCACGACCGCGAGCGCGCCGACGAACAGCGGTTCCTGGAACTGGATGCCCCAGCCCACCGCGACGCCGGCCGCGCGCGCCCCGATCGCCGCCCCCGCCAGCAGCAGGAAGGAGAGGACGATCCCGGCCGCCGTGGCGAGGCTCCCGGTCGTGAGCGCGCGCCGGCCCCCCTCCGCGCTCTTCATCAGCCCGAACACCTTCAGCGAGAGCACGGGAAGGACGCACGGCATGGCGTTGAGAATCAATCCACCAAGGAAACCCAGGAGCACGAACCAGAGGAAGCCGCGCCCCGCGCCGCCGATCTGCGCGCCGCCGCCCGTCCCGGCGCCGGCATCAGCCGCAAAAAACTCCGGACTGGCAGCCTCGCCGCCCGTCCCGACGGTGAGTCCCACGGTCGCCGGCGTGGTGACCTGCGGGAGGCACATTTTGTCATCGCACGCCTGGTACGTGACGTTTGCCCGGATGGGGTACGTGCCCGCAGCCGCGGCGGCTGGCGTTGCCAGGGAACCCCGGACGAACACCTCGCCCTCGTACACCGATATCGCAGTGGGTGCGAAGCTGAACGTCTTCATCTCCCCGGGCGGATACCGGAGCGCCGCCTCCGGCCAGTCCGGTGGCAACTCGAGATCGACACTGGTCGGGATCAAGTAGTCGTACGTCGGCTGGTTGCTGTTGGCGTGCCAGCCGTCCTCGATGGTGAGGCGCACCGCGAGTTCTGCGGGCTCGCCGGCGAGGTAGGCGGTGCGGTCGAGGGCGACCTCGACATCTCCCTTCTCGAGGTCCAGCGCCGCCTGTTGAGGAAGCTGTGCCGCGCCCGGGCCCGGGAGGACGGATCCCGCGACCGCGGCCCACACGACCGCGAGCATCGGCCAGGCGCGCCGAGCTTCGCCGCGTTCCGCGCCTGCTGTCCTGCCTCTCGAACCGACCGCCATTCGTCCCGATCCCTTGAACGAGCTTCCGACAACCCGGCGGGAAAATTAGCCGCCCGGCCTCTGCGTCAAAACACCCGTCCCCCCCGGCGCGATGGACGCCTGTGATGGACGCCCGCGATTGACGCCCCCATTTGCGGCGGACCACTCTTGAAGGAAGGAGGAACGTCCCGCACACCGGAACGGAGGCCGACATGAAACGCTGGGGTCTGCTGCTGCTGAGAGTGAGCACGGGGTGGCTGCTGGTGATGTGGGGGCTCGACAAGTTCGTGAACGTGGAGCACGGCCAGCGCGTGGCCGAGAGCTTCTATCTCGGGATCGGGTCGCAGGCGGTCGTCCAGAACGTGTTCGGCGGTCTGGAGATCCTCCTCGGCCTTTTCGTGGTGCTGGGCCTGTGGAGGAAGCGGGCGTACCCGGTGGCGTTCGTCGTGCTCCTCATCACGGCGCTCGCGGTGTGGAAGTCGATCCTCGATCCGTGGGGCTGGGTCCTCGACGGATCGCAGGTCCTCTTCTATCCCTCGATCATCGTTCTCGCCGGCGCCATGGTCCTGTGGGGCACGATGGACCAGGACGAGTTGACGCTCGACGCCCGCATGGGCTGACCGACCTCCGACCCGTTCCGGCGCGCCCGGGGTGACGCGCCGGAACGGGTCAGGGGATCAGCCGTGCTCCGGCTCGGGCCGGTGGACCCTTCCGAGCCGCCACATGCCGACGGCGACCAGCACGGCGACGATCGGCAGGCCGGCCGCCCCCGTGAGGACGATCAGCGAGGCCATCGTGAAGGCGACCCCGGCGGCGATGAGGCCCGTGAGGAGCCAGCCGCCGAGCACCACCATGATGCCCGTCACGCGCTGACCGCCGTCGATGGTCGTCCACGTCCGGTCCCCGAAGGATGCGCCCATCGCGGCCATGAACGTGATGTACGTCGTCGACAGGGGCAGCTTGTTCGCCGTGCCGATGGAGATGAGCATCGCTGCGACGGTCAGATTCACACTGGCGCGCAGCAGGTCGTACGGAGGATCCTGCGGGTCCGGCGGGGGCGGCGCGGTCTGCACCTCGATATGCTCCCGGATCCTGCGCGGCGTGAGGCGCTTGGCGAAGAGGAAGCCGGAGTACCCCCACGTCGCGATCGACGTACCCAGCTTGCTGTCGCGGAAGCGCTGCGGCGTGTGGCTCTGCGCAGCGAGCCGGATCTCCGTGTCCGTCACGCGACGCGCCTTCCGCGACCTGATGAGCGCCACGGCCATGATGATGCCCGCCGCCAGCAGCGCCCACGGCGGCGTCGGCACCCGGCCGGAGAGGTCGACGCCTTCCACGAGCACCGCCTGGAAGGCCGCGACCGACGGACCGATGAAGTTGACGAGGTCGTTTCCGGCGAACGCCATGGACAGCGCGCCCGTGCCGGTGAGGACGATGACGCCGACCACCGTCCTGGGCCGCCGCCGCAGCGCGAGCGCAAACATGCTCGACAGGACGAACACGCCGGCGAGGATCAGGAAGATCTGCTCGCGCAGCATCGTCATCGTCCCCTCACCGAGAAGCGCGGCGCCCTGCAGGCCCTTGAACAGCACGAAATAGGCCATCGCCGAGAACGAGACGCCGGTCCAGAGCCAGCCCCAGCGCGGAAAGCTCTCCTTCAGATCGAATCCGTACAGGATCCGGACCAGCCACATGATCCCGGCCGCGCTCACGAAGGCGGTGATCACGGAGAGGAAGATGGCGGTGTAGATGCCGAGCACCGGCCCGGTGTTGATGACTGCCAGCGCCTCGCGGAAGCCGCCCGCCGTGGTCCAGAGGGCGACCGCGATCGAGGCGCCCACGAGTTCCGACACGATCGACACCGTCGTGCTCGTCGGCAGCCCGAAGGTGTTGAACAGGTCCAGGAGAAGGACGTCCGCCGCCATGACGCCGAGGTAGAGCGCGAGGATCGAGGTCAGGATGATCGTCCCGTCCACGTCGGTGAAGAAGCCGGGATCGAACACGCCGCGCCGCGCCACCTCCATGAGGCCGCTCGACGTGAACGCGCCGAGCAGGATCCCGATCGTGGCGATGATCATGATGAGGCGCCGCCGCGCCACCCGGGACCCGAACGCCGAGTTCAGGAAGTTCACCGCATCGTTCGCGACCCCGACCCAGAGGTCGAAGGTCGCGAGCCCGAGGATCAGAAGCAGAGCAATCGTTTCGAACAATGGATCAACGCCTGGCTGGGGCTGCGGACGTCCGGAACCGGGCCACACCGAGGTGTCGCGCACGGTACTTTCAGCGCCAACCCTAGGCCGATTTCGCCACGGGGCAAGCGCCGTGACGAGACTGTTACCTCAGCGCCCTTCAGCCGTGTCCTGTTCCCGTCTTTACGTCATTCCGGTATCCTCCGAAGTTCGCAGTCCGAACGCGGGCACGCCCCGATCAAACCCAGGAGCCGAGATGCGGGTTCCCCCATTCCTGATGGAGCGGTGGCAGTCGACGTTCGAGCACCGCGTGGACTACAACCTCTCCGAGAGCGGCGTGCACCCGCTGACGCTGTCGGAACTGCTGGAACTCATCGACCTGGACCCGGGCGGCGTCCGCCTGGAGTACGGACAGAGCGATGGCTCCGATCCGCTCAAGGCCGTGATCGCCGACCTGTACGAGGGGGCCGTTCCCGAGAACATCATCGTCACGACCGGAGGGGCCGAAGCGAACTATGTCGTGCTCTGGAGCCTGGTGTCGGCCGGGGACCGGGTCGTGGCTCTGGAACCGACCTACGGCCAGACGCCTGGGCTGGCGCGAGGACTGGGCGCGGATGTGGTCTCGTGGAAGCTCGATGAAACGCGTGGCTGGCAGCCCGCGCCGGGAAGCGCCGCGGAAGTCATCACGCCGGGGACGCGCCTCGTCATCGTCACGAATCCGAACAACCCGACGGGAGCCGTCCTCACGGCGTCGGCGATGGACGAAATCGTCGGCGCCGCCGAGGCGGTCGGGGCCTGGATTCTGGCGGACGAGGTCTACGTCGGGGCGGAGGTCGAGGGCCCGGAGACGCCGAGCTTCTGGGGCCGCTACGACCGGGTGATCGTGACGGGCTCGCTCTCGAAGGCCTACGCGCTTCCGGGGCTCCGGCTCGGCTGGATCACCGCGCCGGCGCACATGCACGAGGAGTTCTGGAGCCGGAAGGACTACACGACCATCACGCCGGCGACGCTCTCGGACGTCGCGGCGCGCCGCGT contains the following coding sequences:
- a CDS encoding YncE family protein, yielding MRVRTLTAVVPLALAAAACGESPREPADADGPFRVGATIDVGAAPHGIRFSPDGDTAWVALSGEGRIAVVDLSESAVVARWEAGDAPLDLVRVDGGWLVSQFRDSTLIRLDDEGRIVPGAVWDVGAGPSLFTPGTVRGETWITTEFSDRLWTVDTREGTPRGFHATGDRPYPADVMWDGSYAFVPNLDAGSVSVIDLLNGEPDATVEACPGPPGGALTPDQVTYVVACGGSDEVAFINTASFAITGRVSEGIGPRPFSVVVSGDGRHALVNNAGGTTVSVVDLESRAGVQRLEVGEQPIVLRAHPDGERVFVANEISGTLVELAPAVAESSAPSDGEATLNEVVVLGMIHSGHETSEMFSLEIVRDLVREIDPDYWLTEIPPNRWDRAWAEFEATGTVEEPRVLRFPEYMEGLFPLSRELDFEVIPTAGWTEPMSDFRAAYLDAYSRDPDRAEGWAEYRAAAEASAEALAAGAGDDPRWIHTDAYDEAYDIRMRTYARLFDADLGPGGWDAINASHWAYIEDGLDRHRGEGVRFLLTYGAGHKGPFLRELRKRDDIVLLDVGPFLDRVAAAR
- a CDS encoding inorganic phosphate transporter, whose product is MFETIALLLILGLATFDLWVGVANDAVNFLNSAFGSRVARRRLIMIIATIGILLGAFTSSGLMEVARRGVFDPGFFTDVDGTIILTSILALYLGVMAADVLLLDLFNTFGLPTSTTVSIVSELVGASIAVALWTTAGGFREALAVINTGPVLGIYTAIFLSVITAFVSAAGIMWLVRILYGFDLKESFPRWGWLWTGVSFSAMAYFVLFKGLQGAALLGEGTMTMLREQIFLILAGVFVLSSMFALALRRRPRTVVGVIVLTGTGALSMAFAGNDLVNFIGPSVAAFQAVLVEGVDLSGRVPTPPWALLAAGIIMAVALIRSRKARRVTDTEIRLAAQSHTPQRFRDSKLGTSIATWGYSGFLFAKRLTPRRIREHIEVQTAPPPPDPQDPPYDLLRASVNLTVAAMLISIGTANKLPLSTTYITFMAAMGASFGDRTWTTIDGGQRVTGIMVVLGGWLLTGLIAAGVAFTMASLIVLTGAAGLPIVAVLVAVGMWRLGRVHRPEPEHG
- a CDS encoding LpqB family beta-propeller domain-containing protein; protein product: MYAWKAPRLLCMTLAALAALGCGDATGPEPPAAGEIVFTAIRERFMRVWVANADGTGQRPLTEEGETSLEPSWTPDGSRIVFTSWRDGNPDIFLMDADGSNARPVTRDSANDRSGRLSPDGTRVVFVSERTGDPDIWVIDVDGSNPVNLTRSPSSFDVDPDWSPDGARIVFASDRDGGRRFSLWTMRADGTGLARLPAEGGARSPSWSPDGSRIVFTSYRDIGDAEIYVMRADGSGQTNLSGRAGVDELPRWSPDGAYVLFSTKRDGNSEIYAMGADGSEPVNITRHPRWDAMAAWRP
- a CDS encoding dipeptidase; protein product: MRQIVRSHQALLPVLSLFLAPFLAFGCGEPADDPGTAAGEEASMDEAELERRAREIHESVLTIDTHDDIPYNFATPEVDPLNADRQVNLEKMRAGGLDVGFFIVYVGQTERTPENYEAAKQGAITKFEAIHRMANEMYPEQIGLAHTADDAERIHAEGRLVAAIGIENGYVIGTDLSLLERYHELGARYITLAHNGNNDIADSAQPNFAFGDTPEENGGISAFGEEVIAEMNRLGIMVDVSHISKAASLEAMELSEAPVIASHSGAHAVNAHPRNMDDEQLYALRENGGVIQAVALGAFVKSPPEEQQAEVTALRESIGFTSFSQMTDEQRVAFREGMAEIRSRYPAVDVADFVDHIDHAVNLIGIDYVGISSDFDGGGGIEGWSDASETLNVTIELVRRGYSEDEIRQLWGGNTLRIWRAAEEVAADLQQSGG
- a CDS encoding thioredoxin family protein, yielding MAVGSRGRTAGAERGEARRAWPMLAVVWAAVAGSVLPGPGAAQLPQQAALDLEKGDVEVALDRTAYLAGEPAELAVRLTIEDGWHANSNQPTYDYLIPTSVDLELPPDWPEAALRYPPGEMKTFSFAPTAISVYEGEVFVRGSLATPAAAAAGTYPIRANVTYQACDDKMCLPQVTTPATVGLTVGTGGEAASPEFFAADAGAGTGGGAQIGGAGRGFLWFVLLGFLGGLILNAMPCVLPVLSLKVFGLMKSAEGGRRALTTGSLATAAGIVLSFLLLAGAAIGARAAGVAVGWGIQFQEPLFVGALAVVILLFTLNMWGLFEIHLPGTLAKVGSSGPSEGLAGHLVTGFFATLMATPCSAPFLGTALGFALTQDSITTAAMFGAIGTGMASPYLLLAAFPAAGRVLPRPGPWMATFRVVMGFLLAATLVWLLFVMSGLVSAPRVAFFEIGLLAVALAIWLASRSQRGRPGRRLAGVAAAALTVMAVSTVAAGRSEAGPSRIGVAPEDRLIAWQPFDRERAEELAAEGTYVFVDVTADWCFTCKVNETLFLETEEVAGAFERYGVIAMRADWTRRDESIGRYLADFGRYGIPFYVLYRPGGQPHVFSELISKSAILDLLGD
- a CDS encoding aminotransferase class I/II-fold pyridoxal phosphate-dependent enzyme, yielding MRVPPFLMERWQSTFEHRVDYNLSESGVHPLTLSELLELIDLDPGGVRLEYGQSDGSDPLKAVIADLYEGAVPENIIVTTGGAEANYVVLWSLVSAGDRVVALEPTYGQTPGLARGLGADVVSWKLDETRGWQPAPGSAAEVITPGTRLVIVTNPNNPTGAVLTASAMDEIVGAAEAVGAWILADEVYVGAEVEGPETPSFWGRYDRVIVTGSLSKAYALPGLRLGWITAPAHMHEEFWSRKDYTTITPATLSDVAARRVLSADVRPRVLERTRGIIRANLSRVTRWLDDRADLFSYRAPEAGAICYVRYGLDINSTELAERLRAERGVLVVPGDHFGMDHYLRIGFGSPAAALDEALDRVAALLEEACAAVA
- a CDS encoding DoxX family membrane protein, coding for MKRWGLLLLRVSTGWLLVMWGLDKFVNVEHGQRVAESFYLGIGSQAVVQNVFGGLEILLGLFVVLGLWRKRAYPVAFVVLLITALAVWKSILDPWGWVLDGSQVLFYPSIIVLAGAMVLWGTMDQDELTLDARMG